A single genomic interval of Sinorhizobium meliloti harbors:
- a CDS encoding DUF2817 domain-containing protein, which translates to MSPSTPTSLFAGDFSALRARFLAAARQAGADLVEYLHPLHGPSGERLATDVAYLGRNDAEKLLILISGTHGVEGAFGSACQTAWLTQNSPWQLPDDTAVLAIHLINPWGTAWQRRVNEDNVDLNRNFIDWQKGTPKNERYAALHDALVCRACEGPERERAQEAFKAAKQQHGGYAGLAPIIEAGQYDFPDGLFYGGDGPVWSNRTLNEILSTFAQQAEQIVVFDLHTGAGPYGFPALLSVAESEHDGLDWGRQIFGPALSVVVTGTNAKTDTGIAATATGYVSAAVRTAVPKARVLPLVVECGTLDGATVSDAVQADNWLHLFGKVDSPLGAKIKQALVGAFIPEDADWQGTCLATALRHFDRAFTDLKAVGGAGEEKSLSAASAVSVVRDAEASTPRASERPALEVQDIRKRFGPLTVLNGVSLTAQPGEVVSMIGSSGSGKSTFLRCLNLLEQPNDGRIVIDGEEIRLRRAADGSAVPADMRQVERIRSRVGMVFQNFNLWPHMTVLENIVEAPLHVLKEERAAAIDHAHALLKKVGLSDKHAQYPGQLSGGQQQRAAIARTLAMRPKLILLDEPTSALDPELVGEVLRVIRHLAEEGNTMILVTHEMQFAREVSHKILFLHQGKVEEEGAPAEVFTNPRSERMRQFLARTF; encoded by the coding sequence ATGTCCCCTTCGACGCCAACCAGCCTGTTCGCCGGTGACTTTTCCGCGCTCCGCGCCCGCTTTCTGGCCGCCGCGCGGCAGGCAGGCGCCGATCTCGTCGAATATCTGCACCCACTGCACGGACCGAGTGGCGAGCGCCTGGCAACCGACGTCGCCTATCTCGGGCGCAACGACGCGGAAAAGCTGCTTATCCTAATCTCGGGCACGCATGGGGTGGAAGGCGCCTTCGGCTCGGCCTGCCAAACCGCCTGGCTGACGCAAAATTCGCCGTGGCAACTTCCCGACGACACCGCCGTCCTTGCGATCCATCTCATCAATCCCTGGGGAACGGCCTGGCAGCGCCGGGTCAACGAGGACAATGTCGATCTCAACCGCAATTTTATCGACTGGCAGAAAGGCACGCCGAAAAACGAGCGTTATGCCGCCCTTCACGATGCGCTGGTCTGCCGCGCCTGTGAAGGGCCGGAGCGAGAGCGGGCGCAAGAAGCCTTCAAGGCCGCCAAGCAGCAGCATGGCGGGTATGCCGGCCTCGCCCCGATCATCGAGGCCGGCCAGTACGATTTCCCGGACGGCCTCTTCTATGGCGGCGACGGCCCCGTCTGGTCTAACCGCACGCTCAACGAGATCCTCTCGACCTTCGCGCAGCAGGCCGAACAGATCGTCGTCTTCGACCTGCATACCGGCGCCGGCCCCTATGGCTTTCCTGCCCTGCTGTCGGTCGCCGAAAGCGAGCATGACGGGCTCGACTGGGGACGGCAGATTTTTGGTCCGGCGCTCTCCGTCGTTGTGACCGGCACGAATGCCAAGACGGATACCGGAATCGCCGCGACGGCGACCGGCTATGTTTCGGCCGCCGTGAGAACCGCCGTGCCGAAGGCGCGCGTCCTGCCGCTGGTCGTCGAATGCGGTACGTTGGACGGCGCCACCGTTTCAGACGCGGTGCAGGCGGACAACTGGCTTCACCTGTTCGGCAAGGTCGACTCGCCGCTGGGGGCAAAGATCAAGCAGGCCTTGGTCGGCGCCTTCATCCCCGAGGATGCCGACTGGCAGGGCACCTGCCTCGCGACGGCGCTGCGTCATTTCGACCGCGCCTTTACCGACCTGAAGGCGGTCGGCGGCGCCGGCGAGGAAAAATCCCTGTCCGCTGCTTCCGCCGTCTCCGTCGTGCGGGACGCGGAAGCTTCAACCCCGCGTGCCAGCGAACGGCCGGCGCTGGAAGTGCAGGACATCCGCAAGCGTTTCGGCCCGCTCACTGTGCTCAACGGTGTCAGCCTGACGGCCCAGCCCGGCGAGGTCGTGTCGATGATCGGCTCTTCCGGCTCCGGCAAGAGCACCTTCCTGCGCTGCCTCAACCTGCTGGAACAGCCGAACGACGGCCGCATAGTCATCGACGGTGAGGAAATCCGATTGAGAAGGGCGGCGGACGGCAGCGCCGTTCCAGCGGACATGCGGCAGGTCGAACGCATCCGCTCGCGGGTCGGCATGGTATTCCAGAACTTCAATCTCTGGCCGCACATGACCGTGCTCGAAAACATCGTCGAGGCGCCGCTGCACGTATTGAAAGAAGAGCGGGCGGCAGCCATCGACCACGCTCATGCGCTGCTGAAGAAAGTCGGCCTCTCAGACAAGCACGCCCAATATCCCGGACAGCTTTCAGGCGGCCAGCAGCAGCGTGCCGCGATCGCCCGCACGCTTGCCATGCGCCCCAAGCTCATCCTGCTCGACGAACCGACCTCCGCGCTCGATCCCGAGCTGGTCGGCGAGGTGCTGCGGGTGATCCGGCACCTGGCCGAAGAAGGAAACACGATGATCCTCGTGACGCACGAAATGCAGTTCGCGCGCGAGGTCTCGC
- a CDS encoding ABC transporter substrate-binding protein: MTANILTRAAVALLGTIAIPALAAAQEKTPLTIGMSTTPTTLDPHEDSSAPNNATSRHIWDSLVNLTGTSANAPELATEWKALDDTHWEFKLREGVKFHDGSEFDANDVVTSLLRARDKPSQGFASYTRNIANVTAKDPLTVIVETKVPDPLILNSVSRIRIISADCKDAPVQDFDSGKCAIGTGAYSFVSYTPGGDLTMKRNEDYFGGVSHWSNVTLRFLPDDGARLASLLSNEIDIVEALPADGMARVEASENLQVINGQSSRLVYLGMDVSRDASPFIKATDGSDLGKNPLKDIRVRRAMLMSINRPAIVDRVMQKNGTVADQFVAEGYAGYSDKVESIAYDPAAAKALLAEAGYPDGFTLTLHGPSGRYVKDAEVLQAVGQMFTRIGIQSKVEVMPWAMYSEAYAEGQYSTYLGSWGVNTGETSNPTVALVATRDEAKGTGRYNGGGVSDPKIDEVLARASSTLDEAKRVPLLQELSKQSFDNLWILPMHHENVVLGARKTIAYTPRGDKYTLAYEVKPAN, from the coding sequence ATGACCGCAAACATATTGACGCGAGCAGCCGTCGCTCTGCTCGGCACGATCGCCATCCCTGCACTCGCCGCCGCGCAGGAGAAGACTCCCCTGACGATCGGCATGTCGACGACGCCCACCACCCTCGATCCGCATGAGGACAGCTCGGCGCCCAACAACGCGACGTCCCGGCATATCTGGGACAGTCTCGTCAACCTGACGGGCACGTCGGCCAACGCTCCGGAACTTGCCACCGAATGGAAGGCCCTCGATGACACGCACTGGGAATTCAAGCTGCGTGAGGGCGTGAAGTTTCATGACGGAAGTGAGTTCGACGCCAACGACGTCGTCACCTCGCTGCTGCGGGCCCGCGACAAGCCGAGCCAGGGTTTTGCGTCCTACACCCGCAACATCGCGAACGTGACCGCGAAGGACCCGCTCACCGTCATCGTCGAGACCAAGGTTCCCGATCCGCTGATCCTCAATTCGGTCAGCCGCATCCGCATCATCAGCGCCGACTGCAAGGACGCGCCGGTTCAGGATTTCGACAGCGGCAAGTGCGCGATCGGGACGGGGGCCTATTCCTTCGTCTCCTATACGCCGGGCGGCGACCTGACGATGAAGCGGAACGAGGATTATTTCGGCGGCGTGTCGCACTGGTCGAACGTCACCCTGCGCTTCCTGCCCGACGATGGCGCCCGGCTGGCGTCGCTCCTGTCGAATGAGATCGACATTGTCGAAGCCCTTCCGGCAGACGGCATGGCGCGTGTCGAGGCGAGCGAAAACCTCCAGGTCATCAACGGCCAGTCCTCGCGCCTCGTCTATCTCGGCATGGATGTGAGCCGCGATGCCTCGCCCTTCATCAAGGCGACGGACGGTTCGGACCTCGGCAAGAACCCGCTCAAGGACATCCGCGTCCGCCGAGCCATGCTGATGTCGATCAATCGCCCTGCCATCGTTGACCGCGTCATGCAGAAGAACGGCACCGTCGCCGACCAGTTCGTCGCCGAAGGCTATGCCGGCTATAGCGACAAGGTCGAGAGCATTGCCTATGATCCGGCCGCCGCGAAGGCGCTCCTGGCAGAGGCGGGTTATCCGGACGGCTTCACCCTGACGCTGCACGGCCCCTCCGGCCGCTACGTCAAGGATGCCGAGGTGCTCCAGGCCGTCGGCCAGATGTTCACGCGCATCGGCATCCAGTCAAAGGTCGAGGTGATGCCCTGGGCCATGTATTCGGAGGCCTATGCGGAAGGCCAGTACAGCACTTATCTCGGCTCGTGGGGCGTCAACACCGGCGAGACGAGCAACCCGACGGTCGCGCTGGTCGCCACTCGCGACGAGGCGAAGGGAACCGGGCGCTACAATGGCGGCGGTGTGTCGGACCCGAAGATCGATGAGGTACTCGCCCGAGCGAGCTCGACGCTTGACGAGGCGAAGCGCGTTCCGCTGCTGCAGGAGCTGTCGAAACAGAGCTTCGACAATCTCTGGATCCTTCCCATGCACCACGAAAACGTCGTGCTCGGCGCCCGCAAAACGATCGCCTACACGCCGCGCGGCGACAAGTACACGCTCGCCTATGAAGTGAAGCCCGCAAATTGA
- a CDS encoding alpha/beta hydrolase — protein MQELGTGDANARAKAIYDYGQTAIFASQVDPRLHMLLYVPPTAADGRKLDLLVAVHGTGRTSAIDFRDGFAEFGLYNDCAILCPIFPVGVLGDGARSGYKFIEEGEIRYDRVVLAMVEEVATKYGQDWSTFAMFGFSGGGHFTHRFAILHPEKLWAASIGAPGSVTLLDPTRDWWVGIRDLEARFGRPFQQQELAKIPVQMVVGDADLETWEITHQPGGRYYMEGANDAGATRPERLAALAKSFRDAGVNVSFERVPGVSHDRIKVLGHVKAFLAKVLKDRRAR, from the coding sequence ATGCAGGAACTCGGAACGGGCGATGCCAACGCCCGGGCGAAGGCGATCTATGACTACGGCCAGACGGCGATTTTCGCGTCGCAGGTCGACCCGCGCCTTCATATGCTGCTCTACGTTCCGCCGACGGCCGCCGATGGCCGCAAACTCGACCTTCTGGTCGCCGTGCACGGCACGGGCCGCACCTCGGCCATCGACTTCCGCGACGGTTTCGCCGAATTCGGCCTCTACAACGATTGCGCCATCCTGTGTCCGATCTTCCCCGTCGGCGTGCTCGGCGACGGCGCGCGCTCCGGTTACAAGTTCATCGAGGAAGGCGAAATCCGCTATGACCGCGTCGTTCTCGCCATGGTCGAGGAAGTCGCTACTAAATACGGACAGGACTGGTCGACCTTCGCCATGTTCGGCTTTTCCGGCGGCGGACATTTCACCCATCGCTTCGCCATCCTTCATCCGGAAAAGCTCTGGGCCGCGTCGATTGGCGCTCCCGGCTCGGTTACGCTTCTCGATCCGACGCGCGACTGGTGGGTCGGCATTCGTGACCTAGAGGCCCGTTTCGGCCGTCCGTTCCAGCAACAGGAACTTGCGAAAATCCCGGTGCAAATGGTCGTCGGCGACGCCGATCTGGAGACTTGGGAAATCACGCACCAGCCCGGCGGGCGGTATTACATGGAGGGCGCGAACGATGCCGGCGCGACGCGCCCCGAGCGTCTGGCGGCGCTTGCGAAATCGTTCCGCGATGCCGGCGTGAATGTGAGCTTCGAGCGCGTGCCGGGCGTCTCCCACGATCGGATCAAGGTGCTGGGCCACGTCAAGGCCTTCCTCGCAAAGGTATTGAAGGACCGTCGCGCAAGATGA
- the ggt gene encoding gamma-glutamyltransferase produces the protein MRNATIVAPQPEAVEAGAHVLERGGNAIDAALACAFVQGVVDPQMAGIGGFGSMHVHMPKKGVHEILEFYARAPLKATPDMWLGAIKHQSRDGFGFVLEGNVSDIGYLAVCTPGSLKGYETALRDYGTFDWADLIAPAIRYARDGFMIRSHMHWYWTKDQSNDGFANTFEKLRYSATGRHVYFHEDGNIRNVGEMLVNTDMAQTLERIARSGGSDIFYHGEIAEQIAEDFKTNGGLIDRQDLARYDLSRVKPVWGEYRGHRIATSPPPGSGFPMLELLHIMEQFDVGAMRHGSAEHIRVLFEAMKRMTIDKDAHMGDPAYVEVPYEKLLSRDHAAALAASIKAGERANVSRLDRSQRDTTHISVIDKDGNAVAMTHTLGSPSGAITDGLGFMYNGTMSRFNPVPGKPGSIAPGKRRPSSAAPTIVFKDEEPSIVIGAPGGSYIAPAVAQCLMNMIDFGMPVLEAVVAPRIVGVSNTIDICNRIRHSVEDELRAEGYQVARSPQTYAFAAVHAIRIENGVSKGAADPQRDGMAISVP, from the coding sequence ATGAGAAATGCAACCATTGTCGCGCCGCAGCCCGAGGCGGTGGAAGCGGGTGCTCATGTGCTCGAGCGCGGCGGCAACGCCATCGACGCCGCGCTCGCCTGCGCCTTCGTCCAGGGCGTTGTCGATCCGCAAATGGCAGGCATCGGCGGTTTCGGCTCCATGCATGTACACATGCCGAAGAAGGGTGTGCACGAGATCCTCGAATTCTACGCCCGCGCCCCCTTGAAGGCGACGCCGGACATGTGGCTGGGCGCGATCAAGCATCAGAGCCGGGATGGCTTCGGTTTCGTGCTGGAAGGCAATGTCTCTGACATCGGCTACCTTGCGGTCTGTACGCCCGGTTCCCTCAAGGGTTATGAGACGGCGCTCAGGGACTACGGCACGTTCGACTGGGCGGATCTCATCGCGCCGGCGATCCGCTATGCCCGCGACGGCTTCATGATCCGCAGCCACATGCACTGGTACTGGACCAAGGACCAGTCGAACGACGGCTTCGCCAACACGTTTGAAAAGCTGCGCTATTCCGCCACTGGCCGGCACGTCTATTTCCATGAGGACGGAAATATCCGCAATGTCGGGGAAATGCTCGTCAACACGGATATGGCGCAGACGCTCGAACGCATCGCGCGCAGCGGCGGATCCGACATCTTCTACCATGGCGAGATCGCCGAGCAGATCGCTGAGGATTTCAAGACCAATGGCGGCTTGATCGACCGACAGGATCTCGCCCGTTATGACCTGTCGCGGGTGAAGCCCGTCTGGGGCGAATATCGCGGACACCGCATCGCCACATCGCCTCCGCCGGGTTCCGGCTTCCCGATGCTCGAACTCCTGCACATCATGGAACAGTTCGACGTCGGCGCGATGCGGCACGGCAGCGCCGAGCACATCCGCGTTCTGTTCGAGGCCATGAAGCGGATGACGATCGACAAGGACGCCCATATGGGCGATCCCGCCTATGTCGAGGTGCCATACGAGAAGCTGTTGTCGCGCGATCATGCAGCCGCCCTGGCCGCATCGATCAAGGCCGGTGAAAGAGCCAATGTCTCGCGCCTCGACCGTTCGCAACGCGATACGACCCATATCTCGGTTATCGACAAGGACGGCAATGCCGTCGCCATGACCCACACGCTGGGCAGCCCGTCCGGCGCGATCACGGACGGCCTCGGCTTCATGTATAACGGCACCATGAGCCGCTTCAACCCGGTTCCGGGGAAGCCCGGTTCAATCGCTCCCGGAAAGCGCCGGCCGAGTTCCGCCGCGCCGACCATCGTCTTCAAGGACGAAGAACCCAGCATCGTGATCGGTGCGCCGGGTGGCAGCTATATCGCTCCGGCCGTCGCGCAATGCCTGATGAACATGATCGACTTCGGCATGCCGGTGCTCGAGGCGGTCGTCGCGCCCCGAATCGTTGGCGTGTCGAACACTATCGACATCTGCAACCGCATCCGCCACTCGGTCGAGGACGAACTGCGCGCGGAGGGGTATCAAGTGGCCCGCTCGCCCCAGACCTACGCCTTCGCGGCGGTCCACGCGATCAGGATCGAAAACGGCGTCTCCAAGGGAGCCGCCGATCCGCAACGCGACGGGATGGCGATCTCTGTCCCCTAG
- a CDS encoding ABC transporter permease yields the protein MVTSIIRRLIQAVFVVVAMTVIVFIGVNVIGNPVDILINPDANQAERARVIAHYGLDQPLWRQYVLFLQGLLHGDFGDSFVYGRPAMGLILERLPATLELAISALAIALVFGLPLGLYAGLYPNRVSSKLIMSGSILGFSLPTFWVGLMLIMVFSVELGWLPTNGRGPTLELFGVQWSFLTGEGIRHLLLPAFNLALFKTSLILRLTRAGVQEVLPQDYVKFARAKGLRERRVIAVHVLKNLMIPVVTIIGLEFGSLIAFSVVTESIFAWPGMGKLIIDSINLLDRPVIVAYLMMMVLLFVVLNFIIDVCYTILDPRVRLDSKA from the coding sequence ATGGTCACATCGATAATCAGGCGGTTGATCCAGGCGGTGTTCGTCGTCGTCGCGATGACGGTGATCGTGTTCATCGGCGTGAACGTGATCGGCAATCCGGTGGATATCCTGATCAACCCCGATGCCAATCAGGCCGAGCGCGCCCGTGTGATTGCTCATTATGGCCTCGATCAGCCGCTCTGGCGGCAATATGTCCTGTTCCTGCAAGGTCTGCTGCACGGTGATTTCGGCGACAGCTTCGTCTATGGCCGCCCGGCCATGGGGCTCATCCTGGAACGGCTGCCGGCAACGCTCGAGCTGGCGATCTCGGCTTTGGCGATCGCGCTCGTCTTCGGCCTGCCGCTCGGTCTTTACGCCGGTCTCTACCCGAACCGGGTCTCGTCGAAGCTGATCATGAGTGGCTCGATTCTCGGATTTTCACTGCCGACATTCTGGGTCGGCCTGATGCTGATCATGGTGTTCTCGGTCGAGCTGGGCTGGCTGCCGACCAACGGGCGCGGCCCGACGCTGGAGCTGTTTGGCGTGCAATGGTCGTTTCTGACCGGCGAGGGGATCAGGCATCTCCTCCTGCCCGCCTTCAACCTGGCTCTGTTCAAGACGTCCCTCATCCTGCGGCTGACGCGCGCCGGGGTGCAGGAGGTCCTGCCCCAGGATTATGTCAAGTTCGCCCGGGCGAAGGGTCTGCGCGAGCGCCGGGTGATCGCCGTACACGTGCTCAAGAACCTGATGATCCCCGTCGTGACGATCATCGGCCTCGAATTCGGCTCGCTCATCGCCTTTTCGGTGGTTACCGAAAGCATCTTCGCCTGGCCGGGCATGGGCAAGCTGATCATCGACTCGATCAACCTTCTCGATCGGCCCGTCATCGTCGCCTACCTGATGATGATGGTTCTCCTCTTCGTCGTCCTGAACTTCATCATCGACGTCTGTTACACCATCCTGGATCCGCGGGTCCGGCTGGATTCAAAGGCTTAG
- a CDS encoding ABC transporter permease, whose amino-acid sequence MAEHNMQETDKALPEPGRLSKNLADFFASPAAAIGFVTLLVICCLALLAPWISPQNPYDLMQLDIMDGRLAPGSESMTGLVYHLGTDSQGRDILSGILYGLRTSLLVGVLSAFAAAIIGTTAGLFAAYMGRRTEIVIMRLVDLQLSFPTILMALMMLAVLGKGVLNVVIALIIAEWATYARTVRATALVEREKEYIEAARMLRLPGWRILFRHLLPNCLAPVIVIATMQVARAIGLEATLSFLGLGASVTEPSLGMLISTGYQYLLTGLYWISFFPGIALLVTIVAINLVGDRLRDVLNPRNAS is encoded by the coding sequence ATGGCCGAACACAATATGCAAGAGACGGACAAAGCGCTTCCGGAACCCGGCCGCCTTTCCAAGAACCTAGCCGATTTCTTCGCCTCGCCGGCGGCGGCGATCGGCTTCGTCACCCTCCTCGTCATCTGTTGCCTGGCGCTCCTTGCGCCCTGGATATCGCCGCAGAACCCCTACGACCTGATGCAGTTGGACATTATGGACGGGCGCCTGGCGCCGGGTTCGGAGTCCATGACCGGCTTGGTCTATCACCTCGGTACCGACAGTCAGGGCCGCGACATCCTGTCCGGCATCCTCTATGGCCTTCGCACGTCGCTGCTGGTCGGCGTGCTCTCTGCCTTCGCGGCCGCCATCATCGGAACGACGGCGGGGCTGTTTGCCGCCTATATGGGACGGCGGACGGAAATCGTGATCATGCGTCTGGTCGACTTGCAGCTGTCGTTCCCGACTATCCTGATGGCTCTGATGATGTTGGCGGTCCTCGGCAAGGGCGTGCTCAATGTCGTCATCGCGCTGATCATCGCCGAATGGGCAACCTATGCCCGCACCGTCCGCGCCACCGCCCTCGTCGAGCGGGAGAAGGAATATATCGAGGCCGCGCGCATGCTCCGCTTGCCGGGCTGGCGCATTCTCTTTCGGCATCTGCTGCCGAACTGTCTCGCCCCCGTGATCGTGATCGCGACGATGCAGGTGGCGCGCGCCATCGGCCTGGAGGCGACGCTGTCCTTCCTCGGTCTCGGCGCCTCCGTCACCGAACCCTCGCTGGGCATGCTGATCTCGACCGGGTACCAGTATCTGCTGACGGGCCTCTACTGGATCAGCTTCTTCCCCGGAATTGCGCTCCTGGTCACCATCGTCGCCATCAATCTGGTCGGCGATCGCCTCCGCGACGTGCTCAACCCGAGGAACGCATCATGA
- a CDS encoding ABC transporter ATP-binding protein: protein MTALLQVRNLVTEFGGGKGRSGIRAVNNVSFSVERGRVLGLVGESGSGKSVTGFSIIRLLERPGRIASGEILFDGVDISRHSEEEMRRLRGKRIAMVFQDPTMTLNPVLSVGTQMIEAVLAHESVSKGIARQRARDALGLVGIPSPEERLAAYPHQFSGGMRQRVAIAIALLHRPDLIIADEPTTALDVTIQSQIIAEFQKLTEGAGTAVIWITHDLAIVSRLADDIAVMYAGRLVETGPVAEVLNDPRHPYTAGLIASVPSQNERGERLRQINGMTPALNRLPQGCSFRTRCGRAERGCLVMPELAPAGDRSFRCIHPVTKVSAS, encoded by the coding sequence ATGACCGCGCTCTTGCAGGTACGCAATCTGGTCACCGAGTTCGGCGGCGGCAAGGGGCGGTCCGGCATCCGGGCTGTCAACAATGTGTCCTTTTCCGTTGAACGCGGCCGCGTGCTCGGCCTCGTGGGCGAGTCCGGCTCCGGAAAATCCGTTACCGGTTTTTCGATCATCCGGCTTCTGGAGCGGCCCGGCCGTATTGCCTCGGGAGAGATCCTCTTCGACGGCGTGGATATCAGCCGGCACTCGGAAGAGGAGATGCGTCGTCTCCGCGGCAAAAGGATCGCGATGGTGTTCCAGGACCCCACGATGACGCTCAACCCCGTTCTGTCGGTCGGCACGCAGATGATCGAGGCCGTGCTCGCCCATGAGAGCGTGTCGAAGGGTATCGCCCGGCAGCGCGCCCGGGACGCCTTGGGCCTTGTCGGCATCCCGAGCCCCGAGGAGCGGCTCGCGGCCTATCCCCACCAGTTTTCCGGCGGCATGCGCCAGCGGGTGGCCATTGCCATCGCCCTCCTGCACAGGCCGGACCTCATCATCGCTGACGAACCGACGACGGCGCTTGACGTGACGATCCAGAGTCAGATCATCGCAGAGTTCCAGAAGCTCACCGAGGGGGCAGGGACTGCGGTGATCTGGATCACCCACGACCTCGCCATCGTTTCGCGGCTGGCCGACGACATTGCCGTCATGTATGCCGGCCGGCTGGTGGAGACCGGCCCCGTCGCCGAGGTTCTGAACGATCCCCGCCATCCCTACACCGCAGGCCTGATCGCCTCCGTTCCGTCGCAGAACGAACGCGGGGAGCGCTTGCGCCAGATCAACGGCATGACGCCAGCCCTCAACCGCCTTCCGCAGGGCTGCAGCTTCCGCACGCGCTGCGGGCGGGCGGAGAGGGGCTGTCTCGTCATGCCGGAGCTGGCACCTGCGGGCGACCGATCCTTCCGCTGCATCCATCCCGTGACGAAAGTATCAGCATCATGA
- a CDS encoding ABC transporter ATP-binding protein: MKAAETPLIEARTITQRFGARPDLAARIALSLKLAKPAPVVHALDGVSLSIRSGEVVGLVGESGCGKSTLGRVIAGVAAPTDGKVFWQGVDREAMSAAEQKEAGLATQMIFQNPMAALNPRMRIEELIWEAPKTHGLATAAERASYVDNYLTLAGFDPSMKTRYPHQFSGGQRQRVNIARALAVQPKFLVCDESVAALDVSIQAQVINLFMDLRDRLDLTYLFVSHDLGVVEHISDRVAIMYLGRIVEEAPVEDVFRRPNHPYTKALLTEVPRIETGKRRFEAVKGELPSPLDPPKGCHFHPRCPFAMERCRVEVPVRKEVAPKHLSACHLNG, from the coding sequence ATGAAGGCTGCCGAGACCCCCTTGATCGAGGCCAGGACCATAACGCAGCGTTTCGGCGCTAGGCCGGACCTTGCCGCGAGGATCGCCCTTAGCCTGAAGCTGGCAAAGCCCGCCCCGGTCGTTCATGCGCTGGATGGCGTCAGCCTGAGCATCCGCAGCGGCGAGGTCGTCGGCCTCGTCGGAGAGAGCGGCTGCGGAAAATCGACCCTCGGCCGCGTCATCGCCGGGGTCGCAGCGCCAACCGACGGCAAAGTCTTCTGGCAGGGGGTGGACCGCGAGGCAATGTCCGCCGCCGAGCAAAAGGAGGCCGGCCTCGCCACGCAGATGATCTTCCAGAACCCGATGGCCGCCCTCAATCCGCGCATGAGGATCGAGGAGCTCATCTGGGAAGCGCCGAAGACGCACGGCCTGGCAACCGCGGCGGAACGCGCCTCCTACGTGGACAACTACCTGACGCTGGCAGGCTTCGACCCGTCCATGAAGACGCGCTATCCGCACCAGTTCTCGGGCGGTCAGCGCCAGCGGGTCAACATCGCGCGGGCGCTGGCCGTGCAGCCGAAGTTCCTCGTCTGCGACGAGAGCGTCGCCGCCCTCGACGTCTCCATACAGGCTCAGGTGATCAACCTGTTCATGGACCTGCGCGACCGGCTGGACCTGACCTACCTCTTCGTCAGCCATGATCTCGGCGTGGTAGAGCACATTTCCGACCGCGTCGCGATCATGTATCTTGGCCGGATCGTCGAGGAAGCGCCCGTCGAGGATGTCTTCAGACGTCCAAACCATCCTTATACGAAGGCCCTCCTAACGGAAGTTCCCCGCATCGAAACGGGCAAGCGGCGTTTCGAGGCCGTGAAAGGCGAACTTCCCAGCCCGCTCGATCCGCCCAAGGGCTGTCATTTCCATCCCCGTTGTCCGTTCGCCATGGAGCGCTGTCGCGTGGAAGTCCCGGTCCGCAAAGAAGTGGCGCCGAAACACCTGTCGGCCTGTCATCTGAACGGTTGA